A genomic segment from Elusimicrobiaceae bacterium encodes:
- a CDS encoding PAS domain-containing protein, whose amino-acid sequence MNRLNCAVAAGLVLLSGACTGIARNDREFAAAFFAGKESPRLPDNALVLLTDFESGIVFASPSLLELSGYTAKELEGENYYQLLLEESAVRPDKAAVADSLQTGQSVTVESEMLTKEGTIIYATATIAVTRGADGKPAGVSRTLRRTLF is encoded by the coding sequence ATGAACCGGCTGAACTGCGCGGTTGCGGCGGGTCTTGTACTGTTATCGGGCGCGTGTACCGGAATCGCGCGGAACGATCGGGAATTCGCGGCGGCATTTTTCGCAGGGAAGGAATCGCCCCGGCTGCCCGATAATGCGCTCGTGCTGCTGACCGATTTTGAAAGCGGCATAGTATTCGCCAGCCCGAGCCTGCTTGAGCTTTCCGGCTATACCGCGAAGGAACTTGAAGGCGAAAACTATTATCAGCTTCTGCTGGAAGAAAGCGCTGTCCGGCCGGACAAGGCCGCCGTGGCCGATTCCCTTCAAACTGGCCAGTCCGTTACCGTGGAATCGGAAATGCTTACCAAAGAAGGAACTATTATCTACGCAACCGCAACCATTGCCGTAACGCGCGGCGCCGACGGCAAACCGGCAGGCGTAAGCCGCACTCTGCGGCGCACCCTGTTTTAA
- a CDS encoding tRNA threonylcarbamoyladenosine dehydratase: MSDFSQRTLLLLGETGVRKLAAAHVLIAGLGAVGSFAAEACARAGVGQLTLADFDVVSESNINRQLFALHSTVGQKKTGLALARIKDINPACRVIVREEFIDPQNISGLLASGPDVVLDAIDTFNSKLALISHCAANGITQFSSMGAARKSDVTRIKVSAIQNATHCPLARKLRITLKKNGVTAPVQCVWSDEEPANCAAAPEETRDGTPRRTFGSLCAVTGIFGLTLAGLAIKHIVAKE, encoded by the coding sequence ATGAGCGATTTCAGCCAGCGCACCCTGTTATTGCTGGGCGAAACCGGCGTGCGGAAACTGGCAGCCGCGCATGTTCTGATCGCGGGGCTCGGCGCGGTGGGCAGTTTCGCCGCGGAAGCCTGCGCGCGGGCCGGAGTAGGACAGCTGACTCTGGCGGATTTCGATGTGGTGTCGGAATCAAACATCAACCGGCAGCTTTTCGCGCTGCATTCAACCGTCGGGCAAAAAAAAACCGGACTGGCTCTGGCACGGATAAAAGATATCAATCCCGCATGCAGGGTTATCGTGCGGGAAGAATTCATTGATCCGCAGAATATTTCCGGACTGCTGGCGTCCGGCCCGGACGTTGTGCTTGACGCGATTGACACCTTCAATTCAAAGCTGGCGCTTATCTCGCACTGCGCCGCCAATGGCATTACCCAGTTTTCCTCAATGGGCGCGGCGCGCAAGTCGGACGTTACGCGCATAAAGGTATCAGCCATTCAAAACGCCACGCACTGCCCGCTCGCGCGGAAACTGCGCATAACCCTGAAAAAAAACGGCGTAACCGCGCCTGTCCAGTGCGTATGGTCGGATGAGGAGCCGGCAAACTGCGCCGCCGCGCCTGAAGAAACGCGCGACGGAACGCCGCGCCGTACTTTCGGCAGTCTGTGCGCGGTAACCGGGATATTCGGGCTGACGCTCGCCGGGCTCGCAATTAAACATATCGTCGCCAAGGAATGA
- a CDS encoding TatD family hydrolase, giving the protein MPFADAHLHLLPPGITGFSQTLDRAGITRAFANSAGKAEWQNTLYAARCGPVTPFIGIHPWFCARHTPADLAELDALLARNPAARVGETGLDGAIQTAMPLQEEFFAAQAELARRHHRALSVHCVKAWAGMMKILRRTGPFPAGFIMHGFSGPAELISELTELGGYFSFGPRVLDPRGKRLPSLIKAVPAHRLLCETDFPHGRINGTVPPFPPIDQVTMAVGALAGISGPAETFYENAGRAIGFL; this is encoded by the coding sequence ATGCCGTTCGCCGACGCGCACCTGCATCTTCTTCCGCCCGGCATAACCGGGTTCAGCCAGACGCTTGACCGCGCCGGCATAACCCGCGCTTTTGCAAATTCCGCGGGAAAAGCGGAGTGGCAGAACACGCTCTACGCGGCGCGCTGCGGCCCGGTAACGCCTTTTATCGGGATACATCCGTGGTTCTGCGCGCGGCACACGCCGGCGGATTTGGCGGAGCTTGATGCCCTGCTTGCCCGCAACCCAGCCGCGCGGGTTGGCGAAACCGGACTGGACGGCGCCATCCAGACCGCCATGCCACTCCAGGAGGAATTTTTCGCCGCGCAGGCCGAACTGGCACGCCGGCACCACCGTGCGCTGAGTGTGCATTGCGTCAAGGCGTGGGCCGGCATGATGAAGATTTTGCGGCGGACCGGGCCGTTCCCGGCCGGGTTTATAATGCACGGGTTCAGCGGCCCGGCCGAACTGATCAGTGAACTGACGGAACTAGGCGGATATTTTTCGTTCGGGCCGCGCGTTCTGGACCCGCGCGGCAAGCGTCTGCCAAGCCTGATCAAAGCCGTGCCGGCGCACAGGCTGTTATGCGAAACGGATTTCCCGCACGGCAGGATTAACGGTACGGTTCCGCCGTTTCCGCCTATTGATCAGGTTACAATGGCGGTCGGAGCGCTGGCTGGCATAAGCGGCCCGGCGGAAACATTTTATGAAAACGCCGGCCGGGCCATAGGATTTTTATGA